One part of the Microlunatus elymi genome encodes these proteins:
- a CDS encoding methyltransferase domain-containing protein codes for MPTWDPMHYLKYADERSRPFHELLARVGAEHPRSVVDLGCGPGQLTATLAQRWPDAQVLGLDSSPEMIAAASAYAGDRLRFEVQDLQEFVRDGQQPAPDVIVSNATLQWVDDHRAVLPGLVDVLAPGGWLAFQVPGNQNEPSHTLLHELGSDPRFAAATGGIDRRVMPPAAAYLDDLTGLGCTVDAWETTYLHLLTGEDAVFEWISGTGARPYLQALSEVQRPVFVAEYQQRLRQAYPSRPYGTVLPFRRIFAVARKNGRP; via the coding sequence ATGCCGACCTGGGATCCGATGCATTACCTCAAGTACGCCGACGAACGGTCCCGGCCGTTCCACGAGTTGTTGGCCCGGGTCGGCGCCGAGCATCCGCGCAGTGTCGTCGACCTCGGCTGCGGGCCGGGACAGTTGACCGCGACCCTGGCCCAGCGCTGGCCGGATGCCCAGGTGCTGGGGCTGGACTCGTCACCGGAGATGATCGCGGCGGCCTCGGCGTACGCCGGCGATCGGCTGCGGTTCGAGGTGCAGGATCTGCAGGAGTTCGTACGGGATGGCCAGCAACCCGCGCCGGACGTGATCGTCAGCAACGCCACCCTGCAGTGGGTCGACGATCACCGGGCCGTACTGCCCGGCCTGGTCGACGTGCTGGCACCAGGTGGCTGGCTGGCCTTCCAGGTGCCGGGCAACCAGAACGAACCGAGCCACACCCTGCTGCACGAGCTGGGTTCGGATCCTCGCTTCGCCGCGGCCACCGGCGGCATCGACCGCCGGGTGATGCCGCCGGCGGCCGCCTACCTGGACGACCTGACCGGACTCGGCTGCACCGTGGACGCCTGGGAGACGACCTACCTGCATCTGCTGACCGGCGAGGACGCTGTCTTCGAGTGGATCTCCGGCACCGGTGCCCGGCCCTACCTGCAGGCGCTGTCCGAGGTGCAGCGGCCGGTGTTCGTCGCCGAATACCAGCAGCGGCTGCGCCAGGCGTATCCGAGCCGGCCGTACGGCACGGTGCTGCCGTTCCGCAGGATCTTTGCCGTGGCACGTAAGAATGGTCGACCGTGA
- a CDS encoding ComF family protein yields the protein MHVLRRWGSVTAELFLGAACPGCEAPGPGLCPACRVRLDEPEPRQVRPTPCPAGFPTTYAGGPYDELVRRLISAHKERQAWLLTGVLGDRLARSVGALLAGRSAAETVFLVPIPSSPAAVRSRGRDSTAALTRRAVRRLGIGRDRPMIMKPLLRPTRRLADQSALDENERRQNLAGAYAVRRLGGRQPPDGAAIIVDDLVTTGSSLTEARRALTSAGVPVLGAAVIAATVRRYRPGADAQVSEADAIR from the coding sequence ATGCACGTGCTGCGTCGGTGGGGGTCGGTGACGGCCGAGCTGTTCCTCGGGGCGGCGTGTCCGGGGTGTGAGGCGCCCGGGCCAGGACTGTGTCCGGCCTGCCGGGTGCGATTGGATGAGCCGGAGCCGCGGCAGGTGCGGCCCACCCCGTGTCCGGCCGGCTTTCCGACCACGTACGCCGGCGGACCGTACGACGAACTGGTGCGGCGGCTGATCTCGGCCCACAAGGAACGGCAGGCCTGGCTGCTGACCGGGGTCCTCGGTGATCGGCTGGCCCGATCGGTCGGCGCACTGCTCGCCGGCCGATCCGCGGCCGAAACGGTGTTTCTGGTGCCGATCCCGTCGTCGCCGGCCGCCGTACGCAGCCGCGGCCGGGACTCGACGGCGGCCCTGACTCGGCGAGCGGTCCGCCGGCTGGGCATCGGGCGCGACCGGCCGATGATCATGAAACCGCTGCTGCGTCCGACCCGGCGGCTGGCCGACCAGTCCGCCCTCGACGAGAACGAGCGGCGGCAGAATCTGGCCGGCGCCTATGCGGTGCGTCGGCTCGGCGGTCGGCAGCCGCCCGACGGGGCGGCGATCATCGTCGACGATCTGGTCACCACCGGGTCCAGCCTGACCGAGGCTCGCCGCGCCCTGACCTCGGCCGGTGTGCCGGTGCTCGGGGCGGCGGTGATCGCCGCCACGGTGCGGCGGTACCGTCCCGGGGCGGACGCTCAGGTCTCGGAGGCCGACGCGATCCGGTGA
- a CDS encoding ABC transporter substrate-binding protein has translation MSTRPVTMSRRRLLQAVGAAAGATALSGCSDMAARWGFSGNADTSTVHLTYALWDGYEQVGYQKSIDEFTKANPHISVTIEQIPYGNYQPKITASFISGSAPDLFWVNTPFLADWIHQGMVTDVTERVRADNIDLSIYYPQLVQLHQRDGRLYGLPKDWDTITFYYNRTQFAKLGVQPPHELDWNPDNGGSFLPFLRKITIDHNGKSADQPGFDAGNIDTYGFAVANDPQSGYGSWLPDNGGNVIPKPYADHFILDSPQNQATFKFLLDDLDSEHVLVPAGEMGTNASGNTAQVLFAQGRISLYMAGDWNTNALSQLGTGYRIGTIRLPAGPKGNYSVFNGLTDAINSDTPHPDESWELAKWLGGAKSQAIMGSGGYIWPAIKSLDPLFLNFWKSKNVDVAAFLVAARGQTVNYPVTLGMGEAVQDITTRLGPMFYGTETIPNALASAQRVGNHRIASASET, from the coding sequence GTGAGCACCCGTCCGGTGACGATGTCGCGGCGCAGACTGCTGCAGGCGGTCGGTGCCGCGGCCGGCGCGACCGCGCTGTCCGGTTGCTCGGACATGGCGGCCCGCTGGGGTTTCTCCGGCAACGCCGACACCTCGACGGTGCATCTGACCTACGCGTTGTGGGACGGCTACGAGCAGGTCGGCTATCAGAAGTCGATCGACGAGTTCACCAAGGCCAATCCGCACATCTCGGTGACGATCGAGCAGATCCCGTACGGGAACTACCAGCCCAAGATCACCGCGTCGTTCATCTCCGGCAGTGCACCGGACCTGTTCTGGGTGAACACGCCGTTCCTGGCGGACTGGATCCATCAGGGCATGGTCACCGACGTCACCGAGCGGGTCAGGGCCGACAACATCGACCTGTCCATCTACTACCCGCAACTGGTGCAACTGCATCAGCGAGACGGCCGGCTCTACGGGCTGCCGAAAGACTGGGACACGATCACCTTCTACTACAACCGCACCCAGTTCGCGAAGCTCGGCGTGCAGCCGCCGCACGAGCTGGACTGGAACCCCGACAACGGCGGATCGTTCCTGCCGTTCCTGCGCAAGATCACCATCGATCACAACGGCAAGTCCGCCGATCAGCCGGGATTCGACGCCGGCAACATCGACACCTACGGCTTCGCCGTCGCCAACGATCCGCAGAGCGGCTACGGCAGCTGGCTGCCGGACAACGGCGGCAACGTCATCCCCAAGCCGTATGCGGATCACTTCATCCTCGACTCGCCTCAGAATCAAGCCACCTTCAAGTTCCTGCTCGATGATCTTGACTCCGAGCACGTGCTGGTGCCGGCGGGTGAGATGGGCACCAACGCCAGCGGCAACACCGCGCAGGTGCTGTTCGCCCAGGGCCGGATCTCGCTCTACATGGCCGGCGACTGGAACACCAACGCGCTCAGCCAGCTCGGCACCGGCTACCGGATCGGCACCATCCGGCTGCCGGCCGGGCCCAAGGGCAACTACTCGGTGTTCAACGGTCTGACCGATGCGATCAACAGCGACACCCCGCACCCCGACGAGTCCTGGGAGTTGGCCAAGTGGCTGGGCGGTGCGAAGTCGCAGGCGATCATGGGCTCCGGCGGCTACATCTGGCCGGCGATCAAGAGCCTCGACCCGCTGTTCCTCAACTTCTGGAAGAGCAAGAATGTCGACGTCGCGGCCTTCCTGGTCGCCGCCCGCGGCCAGACCGTCAACTACCCCGTCACGCTCGGGATGGGCGAGGCGGTGCAGGACATCACCACCCGGCTGGGCCCGATGTTCTACGGCACCGAGACGATCCCGAACGCGCTCGCCTCGGCCCAGCGGGTCGGTAATCACCGGATCGCGTCGGCCTCCGAGACCTGA
- a CDS encoding penicillin-binding transpeptidase domain-containing protein produces MTSRHQRFAAGLALVPIMITGLVGCSGKVSLPGKDDVSGARSATQKLATALSKEDLSTVAFSTDAAAANKAFQSLIDPLGSAKLTATASGDPQVDGDHATGKITMSWQLPGASKPWAYTVSAELTKPDQTWQTVWKPSLVQPDLVNGSQLSMSREQSKRGNIIGGDGTALMKQRAVVRVGLDKSRVSASQAAKSATELAELVGIDAGNYTDEVKAAGSKAFVEAIVFRANDPDLPSDAKISAIDGAVGLDDTAVLGPSKTFAAPVLGTVGEATKEIVDKSDGQIAAGDQVGLSGLEARYDEQLRGTPDISVRVVPPQQSSASPSPSPSAGTSGSASPITHTTQVFHEDGKAGKSLKISLDSKLQTAAEDALADTKPASALVAIKPSTGEIVAAANGQGADNQNIATYGQYPPGSTFKIIDALALIRQGMKPTDTVNCPATITVNGRKFKNYNDYPSSKLGSVSLRTAFANSCNTAFIGLRDKVDSDDLNAAAASLGMGTDYDVGFPAYFGSIPKPESETERAAEMIGQGRVQASPMAMAAVTASVQAGKTVIPQLVSGKSATSKGKPLTSSEVKQLRELMHAVVTEGSGAMLASLQPPSIIAKTGTAEYGTKTPPDTHAWMVAGQGDLAVAVFVGEGDSGSGVAGPLLKQFLQDAG; encoded by the coding sequence GTGACCTCACGCCACCAACGCTTCGCGGCCGGTCTGGCCCTCGTACCGATCATGATCACCGGCCTCGTCGGCTGCAGCGGCAAGGTCTCGTTGCCGGGCAAGGACGACGTCAGCGGCGCCCGGTCGGCGACCCAGAAGCTCGCCACGGCGCTGTCCAAGGAGGACCTGTCGACGGTGGCCTTCAGCACCGACGCCGCGGCCGCGAACAAGGCCTTCCAGAGCCTGATCGATCCGCTCGGCTCGGCCAAGCTGACCGCCACCGCGAGCGGCGATCCGCAGGTCGACGGCGACCACGCCACCGGCAAGATCACGATGAGCTGGCAACTGCCGGGCGCGAGCAAGCCGTGGGCGTACACGGTGAGCGCGGAGCTGACCAAGCCGGATCAGACCTGGCAGACCGTGTGGAAACCGTCGCTGGTGCAGCCGGACCTGGTCAACGGATCCCAGCTGTCGATGTCGCGGGAGCAGAGCAAGCGCGGCAACATCATCGGTGGCGACGGCACCGCGCTGATGAAGCAGCGCGCGGTCGTCCGGGTCGGCCTGGACAAGTCCCGGGTGTCGGCGAGCCAGGCGGCCAAGTCGGCGACGGAGTTGGCCGAACTGGTCGGCATCGACGCCGGCAATTACACCGACGAGGTGAAGGCGGCCGGCAGCAAGGCGTTCGTGGAGGCGATCGTGTTCCGGGCGAACGATCCGGACCTGCCCAGCGACGCCAAGATCAGCGCCATCGACGGTGCCGTCGGCCTGGACGACACCGCTGTGCTGGGTCCTAGCAAGACGTTCGCCGCGCCCGTCCTGGGCACCGTCGGTGAGGCCACCAAGGAGATCGTGGACAAGTCCGACGGCCAGATCGCGGCCGGTGATCAGGTCGGGCTGAGCGGCCTGGAGGCTCGCTACGACGAGCAGCTGCGCGGAACCCCGGACATCTCGGTACGGGTCGTGCCACCGCAGCAGTCGTCGGCCTCACCGTCCCCCTCGCCGTCGGCAGGAACGTCGGGCAGTGCGTCACCGATCACGCACACCACCCAGGTGTTCCACGAGGACGGCAAGGCCGGCAAGAGCCTGAAGATCAGCCTGGACAGCAAACTGCAGACCGCGGCGGAGGACGCGCTGGCCGACACCAAGCCGGCCAGCGCGCTGGTGGCGATCAAGCCGTCCACCGGCGAGATCGTGGCCGCCGCGAACGGTCAGGGCGCCGACAATCAGAACATCGCCACCTACGGCCAGTACCCGCCGGGCTCGACCTTCAAGATCATCGACGCGCTGGCACTGATCCGTCAGGGCATGAAGCCGACGGACACGGTGAACTGTCCGGCCACGATCACGGTGAACGGCCGCAAGTTCAAGAACTACAACGACTATCCGTCCTCGAAGTTGGGCTCGGTCAGCCTCCGTACGGCGTTCGCCAACTCCTGCAACACCGCCTTCATCGGGCTGCGCGACAAGGTGGACTCCGACGACCTGAACGCGGCCGCGGCCTCGCTCGGCATGGGCACCGACTACGACGTCGGCTTCCCGGCCTACTTCGGCTCCATCCCGAAGCCGGAGTCGGAGACCGAACGGGCCGCGGAGATGATCGGCCAGGGCCGGGTGCAGGCCTCGCCGATGGCGATGGCGGCCGTGACCGCCTCGGTCCAGGCCGGCAAGACCGTGATCCCGCAACTGGTGTCCGGCAAATCAGCGACCTCGAAGGGCAAGCCGCTGACCTCGTCGGAGGTCAAGCAGCTGCGAGAGCTGATGCACGCGGTGGTAACCGAGGGTTCCGGCGCGATGCTGGCCTCGCTGCAGCCGCCGTCGATCATCGCCAAGACCGGCACCGCGGAGTACGGCACCAAGACGCCGCCGGACACGCACGCCTGGATGGTGGCCGGACAGGGAGATCTCGCGGTCGCGGTCTTCGTCGGCGAGGGCGACAGCGGATCCGGGGTGGCCGGGCCGCTGCTGAAACAGTTCCTTCAGGACGCCGGCTGA
- a CDS encoding LpqB family beta-propeller domain-containing protein, translating to MSTRSGRPARLLLIIGVLFGSMIMAGCVSVPTSGKVEQANQGSKVNDTRPEAVPKPPVANASPRVIVDGFLFAMSRYQANYQVARQFLTTDARDSWRPEDKITVYTSPKYDTTDNNVVLSVTRVGQVGPDGSYTATSGTQVQDFRMQKNDSGQWRISNPPDGLLISDSSFSATYASYNLYFFDTQFRTLVPDPIYLPTDGQTETGLVQALLRGPTSWLKSAVNSEFPARTALVGDSVPISNDLAQISLSPTVSGMNDQQKTRMAAQLAWTLGQTDSDLRGFQISVKGDRLQIPGQVGEGENAYVPISYGGDFAPVSDDVSEALIGIHDGAVVSIGNDGASLAPLAGSLGRKGYDLDTLALSNDGRTVAAVTDHGTKLITQTSDQTPRTQLPDQTKLLRPDFTRNDELWAISGRSGQQVIQILKDGRQAGVSAPWLDKITVTNFSISPDGSRMALIGRSGKKDVLAVVPIIRGDKTTTLGTVRFISMMDTTSAQVKRIADLGWVSPTRLLILGAANAGASFEPYGLEIDGSQFERVGTSDNWGADALATRADSGGSFQAVVAGRNSKAWSYRSGDEWGLLSNDLKSPAYAG from the coding sequence ATGAGCACCCGATCCGGCCGGCCGGCCAGGCTGCTGCTGATCATCGGCGTGCTGTTCGGCTCGATGATCATGGCCGGCTGCGTCTCGGTGCCCACCTCGGGCAAGGTCGAGCAGGCCAACCAGGGCAGCAAGGTGAACGACACCCGGCCGGAGGCGGTGCCGAAGCCGCCGGTGGCCAACGCGTCCCCGCGGGTGATCGTCGACGGTTTCCTGTTCGCGATGAGCCGCTATCAGGCCAACTACCAGGTTGCGCGGCAGTTCCTCACCACGGACGCCCGGGACAGCTGGCGGCCGGAGGACAAGATCACGGTCTACACCAGTCCGAAGTACGACACCACCGATAACAACGTGGTGCTGTCGGTCACCCGAGTCGGGCAGGTGGGTCCGGACGGCAGCTACACCGCGACCTCCGGCACCCAGGTGCAGGACTTCCGGATGCAGAAGAACGACAGCGGGCAGTGGCGGATCAGCAACCCGCCGGACGGGTTGTTGATCAGCGACAGCAGCTTCAGCGCCACCTACGCCTCGTACAACCTGTATTTCTTCGACACCCAGTTCCGCACGCTGGTGCCGGATCCGATCTATCTGCCGACCGACGGTCAGACCGAGACCGGGCTGGTGCAGGCGCTGTTGCGGGGTCCGACCTCGTGGCTGAAGTCGGCGGTCAACTCCGAGTTCCCGGCGCGGACAGCGCTGGTCGGCGACTCGGTGCCGATCTCCAACGACCTGGCCCAGATATCCCTCAGCCCGACGGTTTCGGGGATGAACGACCAGCAGAAGACGCGGATGGCCGCCCAGTTGGCGTGGACGCTCGGCCAGACCGATTCGGACCTGCGCGGCTTCCAGATCAGCGTGAAGGGGGATCGGCTGCAGATCCCCGGGCAGGTCGGCGAGGGGGAGAACGCCTACGTCCCGATCTCCTACGGCGGCGATTTCGCTCCGGTGTCCGACGACGTCAGCGAGGCGTTGATCGGCATCCACGACGGGGCGGTGGTGAGCATCGGCAACGACGGTGCCTCGCTGGCACCGCTGGCCGGATCGCTCGGCCGCAAGGGCTACGACCTGGATACGCTGGCACTGTCCAACGACGGCCGGACGGTGGCCGCGGTCACTGACCACGGCACCAAGTTGATCACTCAGACCTCCGACCAGACGCCGCGGACGCAGTTGCCGGACCAGACCAAGTTGCTGCGTCCCGACTTCACCCGCAATGACGAGCTGTGGGCGATCAGCGGCCGCTCCGGCCAGCAAGTCATCCAGATCCTCAAGGACGGCCGGCAGGCAGGCGTGTCGGCGCCGTGGCTGGACAAGATCACCGTGACCAACTTCAGCATCTCGCCGGACGGGTCCCGGATGGCGCTGATCGGACGCAGCGGCAAGAAGGACGTGCTGGCGGTGGTGCCGATCATTCGCGGCGACAAGACGACCACTCTGGGCACGGTCCGGTTCATCTCGATGATGGACACCACCTCGGCCCAGGTGAAGCGGATCGCCGACCTCGGCTGGGTCTCGCCCACCCGGTTGTTGATCTTGGGCGCGGCCAATGCCGGCGCCAGCTTCGAGCCGTACGGGCTGGAGATCGACGGATCCCAGTTCGAACGGGTCGGCACCTCCGACAACTGGGGCGCCGACGCGCTGGCCACCCGGGCCGACAGTGGCGGCTCCTTCCAGGCCGTGGTGGCCGGTCGGAACTCGAAGGCCTGGTCCTACCGCAGCGGCGACGAATGGGGCCTGCTGTCGAACGACCTCAAGTCCCCCGCCTACGCGGGCTAG
- the mtrB gene encoding MtrAB system histidine kinase MtrB, whose amino-acid sequence MTEGLQTEIADPLRPRRWWRLPVDAWQRSLPLRVVSTTFVASVIVMVLGGVLLMQQAAIGVLNAKLSAATIQASQAARSAQSRLDALNIDSDTNINDTLAGILTDISDKSGSTGGYFVIVESQLGTQKSSDDILESSVPQNLRDQVKSHPGDTTLLTAPTEVHTLSGPDVPGRAFGTTLQVPGAEGPQVYIIFPMAQEAETLRYLQRAVLITGAVLVFLLTFIAGMVSRQVVSPIRAARRAAERLAAGNLEDRMLVKGKDDLARLAISMNYMASELQKQITQLEELSRVQQRFVTDVSHELRTPLTTVRMAAEMLYEAREDFDPVASRSAELLQVELDRFESLLTDLLEISRFDAGAAVLAPAETDVSELVERVVAANASVAEANHTEVRVHTPGPIMAEIDRRRIERVLRNLLVNALEHGEHRPIDIHVAADEDAVAIAVRDHGVGFQAAQAKQVFHRFWRADPSRERKIGGTGLGLSISMEDTRLHGGWLNAWGRPGRGAQFRVTLPRQAGAILQQSPLPLVPRDLISPLPAAPFEDESPTALPSGVDGPGAPGGHAQTRDSLTREDLTRDMLAGDNLAGTGSRTDHQEPR is encoded by the coding sequence GTGACCGAAGGACTGCAGACCGAGATCGCCGACCCACTCCGCCCCCGGCGGTGGTGGCGGCTGCCCGTCGACGCCTGGCAACGGTCGCTGCCGTTGCGGGTGGTGTCCACCACGTTCGTCGCCTCGGTGATCGTGATGGTGCTCGGCGGCGTGCTGCTGATGCAGCAGGCGGCGATCGGGGTGCTGAACGCCAAGCTCAGCGCTGCCACCATCCAGGCTTCCCAGGCCGCCCGCAGTGCCCAATCCCGGCTGGACGCGCTGAACATCGACAGCGACACCAACATCAACGACACCCTGGCCGGCATCCTCACCGACATCTCGGACAAGAGCGGCAGCACCGGCGGCTACTTCGTCATCGTCGAGTCCCAGCTCGGTACCCAGAAGTCCAGCGACGACATCCTGGAGAGCAGCGTCCCGCAGAACCTGCGCGATCAGGTCAAGTCCCATCCCGGCGACACCACCCTGCTCACCGCACCGACCGAGGTGCACACCCTGAGCGGACCCGACGTACCGGGTCGCGCGTTCGGCACCACCCTGCAGGTGCCCGGCGCGGAGGGGCCGCAGGTCTACATCATCTTCCCGATGGCGCAGGAGGCCGAGACGCTGCGCTATCTGCAGCGGGCGGTGCTGATCACCGGCGCGGTGCTGGTCTTCCTGCTCACGTTCATCGCCGGCATGGTCAGCCGGCAGGTGGTGTCGCCGATCCGGGCTGCCCGCCGGGCCGCCGAGCGGTTGGCCGCCGGCAACCTGGAGGATCGGATGCTGGTCAAGGGCAAGGACGACCTCGCTCGGCTGGCGATCTCGATGAACTACATGGCGTCCGAGTTGCAGAAGCAGATCACCCAGCTGGAGGAACTGTCCCGGGTTCAGCAACGCTTCGTCACCGACGTGTCGCACGAACTGCGGACCCCGCTGACCACCGTACGGATGGCCGCGGAGATGCTGTACGAGGCCCGCGAGGACTTCGACCCGGTTGCCTCCCGATCCGCCGAGTTGCTGCAGGTCGAGCTGGATCGCTTCGAGTCGCTGCTCACCGACCTGCTGGAGATCTCCCGGTTCGACGCCGGGGCGGCCGTGCTGGCGCCGGCCGAGACCGACGTCAGTGAACTGGTCGAGCGGGTGGTGGCCGCCAACGCGTCGGTGGCCGAGGCAAACCACACCGAGGTACGAGTTCACACGCCGGGCCCGATCATGGCCGAGATCGACCGGCGGCGGATCGAGCGGGTGCTGCGCAATCTGCTGGTGAATGCGCTGGAGCACGGCGAGCACCGGCCGATCGACATCCACGTCGCCGCCGACGAGGACGCGGTCGCCATCGCCGTACGTGATCACGGCGTCGGTTTCCAGGCCGCGCAGGCCAAGCAGGTGTTCCATCGGTTCTGGCGGGCCGACCCGTCCCGGGAGCGCAAGATCGGCGGCACCGGACTCGGCCTGTCGATCTCGATGGAGGACACCCGGCTGCACGGCGGCTGGCTGAACGCCTGGGGCCGGCCGGGCCGGGGCGCCCAGTTCCGGGTGACGCTGCCCCGGCAGGCCGGCGCGATCCTGCAGCAGTCGCCGCTGCCGCTGGTGCCCCGGGACCTGATCTCGCCGCTGCCTGCGGCACCGTTCGAGGACGAGTCACCGACGGCCTTACCTTCCGGAGTCGACGGGCCGGGCGCCCCGGGCGGGCACGCCCAGACCCGGGACAGCCTGACCCGGGAGGATCTGACCCGGGACATGCTGGCCGGGGACAACCTGGCCGGAACCGGCAGCCGGACCGATCACCAGGAGCCGCGATGA
- the mtrA gene encoding MtrAB system response regulator MtrA — protein sequence MLSIVLRNEGFDPIWCAHGNKALAAFHDSRPDLVLLDLMLPGRDGVDVCRDLRAESGVPIVMLTAKSDTIDVVNGLEAGADDYVAKPFKAKELVARIRTRLRRLPEESELETLRIGDLVISVDGHSVKRGGQSIQLTPLEFDLLLALARRPWQVFSREVLLEQVWGYRHAADTRLVNVHVQRLRSKIERDPEHPEIVITVRGVGYKAGETSSP from the coding sequence ATGTTGTCGATCGTGCTCCGCAACGAGGGTTTCGATCCGATCTGGTGCGCGCACGGCAACAAGGCGCTGGCCGCGTTCCACGACTCCCGGCCCGATCTCGTCCTGCTCGACCTGATGCTGCCCGGCCGCGACGGAGTGGACGTCTGTCGGGACCTGCGGGCCGAGTCCGGGGTGCCGATCGTGATGCTCACCGCCAAGTCCGACACCATCGACGTGGTCAACGGCCTGGAGGCCGGCGCCGACGACTACGTCGCCAAGCCGTTCAAGGCCAAGGAACTGGTCGCCCGGATCCGGACCCGGCTGCGCCGGTTGCCGGAGGAGAGCGAGTTGGAGACGCTGCGGATCGGCGACCTGGTGATCAGCGTCGACGGACATTCGGTCAAGCGTGGCGGGCAGTCCATCCAACTCACCCCGCTGGAGTTCGATCTGCTGCTGGCCCTGGCCCGGCGGCCGTGGCAGGTGTTCAGCCGCGAGGTGCTGCTGGAGCAGGTCTGGGGGTACCGGCACGCCGCCGACACCCGGCTGGTCAACGTGCATGTGCAGCGGCTGCGTTCCAAGATCGAGAGGGATCCCGAGCATCCCGAGATCGTGATCACCGTGCGCGGGGTCGGCTACAAGGCCGGCGAGACGTCATCGCCGTGA
- a CDS encoding LacI family DNA-binding transcriptional regulator, giving the protein MATTLREVAAAAGVSMATASRALAGSPTVAAGTRDRVRRAATELGYQPNRAARQLATGRGQAIGLVVPDLQNAFYASVATGIHRRVRDAGLTAVIADTDEDPARELEVLGQLAMVTDGAVLASPRSTDAELAEAAERSRFVLVNRMLDGVPAVVGDNVEGIIQAVRHLTALGHDRIGYAGGPAASWSDARRRDGLAEAVRRGLVGPRSVVDLGAFRPGPAGGIDAADQAVAAGVTAILAFNDQLALGILGRLIDRGVAVPGRMSVVGFDDVPVARLLAPPLTTVAVPAMEIGRTAVEILLNETEASNRILPVELQVRRSTAEPPRR; this is encoded by the coding sequence ATGGCCACCACACTGCGCGAGGTCGCTGCGGCCGCGGGCGTGTCAATGGCGACGGCCTCGCGCGCCCTGGCCGGATCGCCGACCGTGGCAGCCGGCACCCGGGATCGGGTGCGGCGGGCCGCGACCGAGTTGGGATATCAACCCAACCGAGCAGCCCGGCAGCTGGCGACCGGACGTGGCCAGGCCATCGGTCTGGTCGTCCCGGATCTGCAGAACGCCTTCTATGCCTCGGTCGCCACCGGCATTCATCGGCGAGTTCGTGACGCGGGGTTGACCGCGGTCATCGCCGACACCGACGAGGACCCGGCGCGCGAGCTCGAGGTGCTCGGCCAGCTGGCGATGGTGACCGACGGTGCCGTGCTCGCCTCCCCGCGGAGCACCGACGCCGAGTTGGCCGAGGCGGCCGAGCGGTCCCGTTTCGTCCTGGTCAACCGGATGCTGGACGGGGTACCGGCGGTCGTCGGTGACAACGTCGAAGGCATCATCCAGGCGGTACGTCACCTCACCGCCCTCGGTCACGACCGGATCGGCTATGCCGGCGGGCCGGCAGCCTCGTGGTCGGACGCACGTCGGCGCGACGGCCTGGCCGAGGCGGTGCGTCGTGGTCTGGTGGGTCCCCGGAGCGTCGTCGACCTCGGGGCGTTCCGGCCCGGCCCGGCCGGCGGCATCGATGCGGCCGACCAGGCGGTTGCGGCCGGGGTGACGGCGATCCTCGCCTTCAACGACCAGCTCGCGCTGGGGATCCTGGGCCGGCTGATCGATCGCGGCGTGGCGGTGCCGGGACGGATGAGCGTGGTCGGCTTCGACGACGTCCCGGTCGCCCGGCTGCTGGCACCGCCGTTGACGACGGTGGCGGTGCCGGCGATGGAGATCGGCCGGACCGCCGTGGAGATCCTGCTGAACGAGACCGAAGCGTCGAACCGCATCCTGCCGGTGGAACTCCAGGTTCGCCGGTCGACGGCGGAGCCGCCGCGACGCTGA